The genomic window CTGCCATTCTTTCTAAATGATTTTTACCGATCTTGGCATCTTTGGTTAAAACAACCCAGCCACGTTTGCCAATTTCGGGCAACCAATCAACATCAATCGCATTTTGCCCAAAGTTGTCATCGTGTATTTCTACAGCAATACCCGAATTTTTGAGGGCTGTGGCAATGTGTTTTTTGCCGAGACAGCGATCTATAAAAAATGTAATTTCTTGCTCTGACCCTGTTGTCATTATTCAAGTCTCAATGATTTAAAAGTCAGCTGGGCGAACGCAGAGAATCCGCGTGTATGAGTGACTTCCAATAAACCCGTCTGATGAGGACTTGAATCAAGCATATATGTATCGATAGGGTATGAATGTGGGATTTGCTCAATTGTAGGCAGCAGATAATTCACAGCGAATAGCTTCTTCGATTGATAGGCGATCGCAATCATAATCGTCCGCCAGGTCTTCAATTGAATCTCCCGCGAGATATCGTTCTTTAAGAATATCGGTTGCTATTCCCGTACCTGCGATCGCCAGACGACCAAAAGCAATGCGAGGGTCGATGACAACCAGGCGAGGATTATCTACTTCATCAGAACGAGTGAAGGGGTAAAGTTTAATAGCTAGTCCGCTATCATCTCTGTCAATGCGCTGTAGGTGTGCATTCAAAGCCTCTTTTAGTTCTTTTTTGCCCCCACTGCTAGCATTAATCAACTCACCGTATCGTTCGATAAACAAATCTACTCCATTAGTCCGAAAATCTTCTTTAGCTAAGGGATGGGGAACTAAAAGATGTTCATCAATAAAGTCTAAAGCTTCTCTAACCTTATTTAGCTGAATTTTGTGACCTACACGAATAGCACGTAAAACATGAACTTCAACTAGATTAGTAAATGACAGTAAATAAGGCTTCTCTTTAGAAATATCTATGAGGGGATGAAAGAAAGACGAACCATCTTTGACCCGATAAGAATGACCAATTGTCCACGAACGTATGGTACTGCGCGGAATCCTTAAATAACGTGCAGCATTACCAATCGAGTAGGCGGGAATATTTCTGGGGTCAGATCCTCCGTAGAGGTCGCTCATAAACTTAAACCTCGATCTCTATATTTTTCTTAATGATATTGTGACAGATTAAGTTACAGAAGAATTTGCTCTCCGTCTAACGTTAAAATCACGTCAAAACAATATTAAATTGACGTGATTAACTGACCCCATGCTCTAAGGATAGAAAGTGGCGGGTTAATTGACTTGTGGCAAAAGGCGGGGTAGCTATCTAACAGGCAGTCGCCGTCTCAATCCTGTATAAGCTACACTTATCAGCTAAGTATTTATGCTCATGGCTTTGCCCTTTGAACTATAAGTTTTGCTTAATCGCCCCAATTCTTACTACGGCATAATAGGCTTTTGCTCCGATTACGCGATTATTGTTAACTTTGATAATGTAAACTTGATTTTATGAAAGTGAACAAGTTCGGCAGGGCAGCAATTCTGACTCCCACTCAAATAAATTTACTATTTAACGAGGGATTTACCAACAAGCGCGATCGCGCCCTCTTTGGCGTTTGTCTCTATGCTGCTGCCCGCATTAATGAAGCCTGTACTCTACTTCGTGGCGACGTAATTGGTATCAAGGGGGTAAGGAATGTCTTGGTAATCCGCAGCTACAACACTAAAGGCAAACAGTCTACCAGAGAAATTCAAATACATCCACAGCTAAAACAATATCTTGAAGAACATCACTCATGCGATCGCTGGCACACTCGCCCGTTACTTTTTCCAGGTAGGCATGGCAGAGGCAGCATTCACAAAGCTAGTGCCGATAGGATACTTAGAGAAGCCTGTCTAAGGCTCGAAATTGAGGGGGTGAGTACCCACAGCTTTAGACGCACTGCTTTAACCCGCATGAGCGATGCTGGCGTACCCCTAAGACACATTCAAGCTATATCAGGTCATCGTACCCTAGCAGCCTTGGAACGTTATCTAGGGGTGACAGAGAAACAAAAAGAAAGTGCGATCTCTACTCTCGATTTTTAGGTTTTTAATTCTCAAATCTTAAATGGCGCGGTCAATTTTACGAAAGCTAACTGCGATTATTTATGAATTTTCCTTGATAAACAACTAAATAGAAGCTTATTATAGAATCGCACACTTGAATTGCACAGATAAAAAAAAGCCCTGCGAATGCCAGTTCGAGGGATTTTAAATATTTGCTCAATTCATTCTTGAAAAGCCCTCTTCTCCCGAACATTGAACAATAAAGGGAAATGGCTTACTTAATGAACATTGAACAATATACATATTGAATTATTGTGCCTACACACTTATTTAAATCAATTGATTCATAACCACATACACAATGGTTTAAATCAATTGATGCACAATTATATAATATTGTCCTTTGACAATAACAAAAAATCCCCCTTCGGTCTAGTCTCCACTCAAACAAATCAAGATGGAGGTGCAGCGTAATGACCACCACCATTAACTTAGACTTCGGCGCAAAAGATTTCAAAATTCCAGGTTTAGAATCCAAATTCGATTTCATTGGCGTACCCAATTCATTTGTCAGATGCTTTGAACTGGAACTGAACCGATTTGAAATTACTGTCCTGTATCAGCTACTGAGATGGCATTCCTGGTCGAATAGCGGTGTGGTGCTTCGGAAATCCAAATGGATTTATAAATCCGTAGCATCCATGATTGAGGACGCTTTTCGAGGCATCAAACCAGGAAAACTTTACCGAGCTTTACAAAAGTTAGTACAACTGGGATATATTCTGCGGGAGCAACTGCACCGAGAACATTATGGAGATGTTCATGCTTGTGCTGCCTATAATCGTCGGAATTACTACTCTCCCGTGATGGAAAAAGTAATGAAGTGTATCGTTGACACTTTAAATGCTTTGCAGCGCGTGCCGTCAAACGGCGGAGGAAGAGCTACCGAACAATCACCTCAAACACTTGAAAATCTGGGATTTTCCATTATGGAAAATCAGGTTTGCCAAAACGAAAAAACAGATTTTCCAAAACAAAAAAACAATACACATACAACTTCCACATCTACACTTCCACAAACTCCCCCCCTTACCCCCCAAGGGGCAGGAGAGAGTAACCAGGAAAAAACTGTCTCTCAAATACCCAAAGATATCCAAGAAGAACAAGAGCAAAGTAATCCCACTACTGTTGAACAAAAGGAAATTAATCCCAACACCACACCATTTACTACTGTTGTTCAAAGACCTCCGCGTGTTGAACAAAAAATCAATAAAAATAAGCTAGTACAAAAGCCAGTACAAACTAAAAATGTACCAGAAGCTCTAGAGGTTGAGGTGATGCCACCAGTCCGCGAAGGGCGCAAGCCGAAAACCCGTAAAGGTGGAGCGTCCCCGTCTTTTCAAAAAGACGGGGCTTCCTCCACCGCCTTCCGCGGCACTAAGCCAAATAATGACTTTGGGCTTGCCCCCTGGAAGAGTCTGGAGCAGTTCGGGCAATTTTATCGAGCGTTAGTTAAGAAGCTTCCCATTGTTGCTAATTCCCGTTCCCCTCAAGGATTAGCCCATCAGATTATCAACCAGCTAAAAAAAGGCGTTCCTCATAGTTACTGGGATGATTTTGTTAACGGTCTGCCGATTGGTACTTCTACTCAGCAAGAATGGGAAGTTGAGCCTGGAGTCGCCCACCCCATGTTTATTGAGTATTTAGCCGAGAAGCTAATTAAAGGCAATAATTCTCAGACAAGAGAGCAAGCAGTAGCCAACGCTTTAGACATAGCCAGTAGTCCCAAGCAAGCTATCTTTTTCTGGAAGGAGTTTAAAATTTCTTTGGGTAATGCTTTACACGAGGCTGAACGTCACCGCGCTAATGGTGTTCAAGCTTTGCCGACTCCTCTCTGGACAAAAGAGCGTCCCGAACCTACCTTAGAAGAAGCTGCCATTGCAGGAACTAAATTGGCGCAAATCAATAGCGCGGAATGCGCCAACAGGCAAGCACTGCTTTCGCAAAGCAGTGAACCTGTTGGTTCTACTAAAAATGCCTTCCAAGCTGCCCAGAATCGGCAAATAGAGGGGTCAAATGGGCAGATTGAACCATCTACCCATAATACGTCAAACATCCCCCTAGAATCCGATCCTTGGCTGGATGAAGAAAAACCGCAGAAGCCCAGGATATCTGATTTTGCCAGTGAGGACTTTAAAAGAAAGTTCTGCAAGGGTTTAGACTCAACTACTAAGTCTAAATCTGAGAAAAGGTATGATCTACCCAACCAGTGGCGACGACAGCCGTTGAGGATTGAAGAAATGTGTCTTGATGAAATTAATAAAGCTTTATCAGATCCAATTCTCCGTGAAGAACTGACTCTTCAGTTAATGCTGAGTGATTATAAATTAATTACTGATGAGCTTGGTCAAATTATTGGAATTGAGAACCAACCTTTATAGATAGATTTTGCCTATTTAATGAGGTTATGTTTGGTCTTATTTGGCTAACTTCTTAATATAAAATAAGGGTATAAATATCTGTACCCATTTTTTCAACTGATAATTATATATTTAATCGATAATCTTCTTGTTTACCATGTTACATTTATACTAAGTGAATCATCAAATGTATAATTTACTGAGTATCTCATTTCCTTCTTTCTACAGATGACTATGCAAGCTTTTCTTTGACGTTGTATCAAACTTTACTTCTTTTCTCAATCTTTAATTATGGTATTGTTTGATACTTTAATGTTCTGGTAAATCTATGAGCTATGATTGTGGTTATACCCCTAAATTAAAACTCTAAGCTAGCCCACCCCAAGTAAAACATTAACTCACTAACGTTCAAATTAATCCACTTGGGGGCTAGCGGGGGAAAGCCTTCCCCTCGACCCCTTCAGGCAGTAGGAAAAAGAAAAAAGTTCGCCCTACCAAACTAACTTAAACTTCAAACAATCCAAGCGACCCATGCCTAGAAAAGTACAGCGCATTAATACAATAGCAGTCAGACTGACAGACGAAGAAAAATTGGACTGGGATTTAAAAGCGCACGCTGCTGGATTAAGTATTTCGCAGTTAGTAAGAGAGGCAATGAATCGGGTCAGAATTACCAATGTTGGTGATAGAGCCATACAAATAGAACGCACTCGTCAAATAGCGAAAATAGGCAACAATTTAAATCAGATTGCTCGTTGGGCAAACACCTATAAAAGTACGGCAGACACAGTAGAAATAGTTACCCATCTTGTAGCAATAGAACAAGCATTAATGGCTTTGAGTGATCTTAAACCAAAACTGTAATTAAAAAATTTAACTTATAATCAATTTGTGACCACCAAATGACCATAATTTTACTGAGAGAGGAAGCATGATGAAAAGTGTTGGCATCAGGGAATTTAGAGATAAAGCATCTCAGTATCTAGCAAGTTCTGAAGTTGTAGCGGTCAAACGTCATGGCAAATTAGTCGGATTTTATATACCCGTGACACAATCAGAAGAAACCGAAATCGAAGAAGCATTACAAAGACTAACTCAAACAGTAGAGACAGCCATCGCAGAAAGTGGGATGGACGAAGCTACTTTAGCTCAGGCTTTAGATTTATCTCAAAAATAGTAATAAGCAATGCGTTTAGTGGTTGATGCCAATATTTTGGTGGCTGAGTTGATTAGAGTCCGAGGCAGAAAATTAATTACTCGGAGCGAATTAGAACTTTATATGGCGGAGGGGGCTTGGTCAGAAACAACTTATGAACTGAATAAAAGAATCGAGAAGATGATCGATAAAGGTGTTTTTTCTCAAGCAGTCGGCAAAAATTTAGTCCAAGATGCGATCGCTTTGGCTGAAGCGAAAGTAACAATAGTACCTCATGAAGTGTATTCATCTTATGAAACCGTTGCCAGAAATCGGATTCCTCGCGACCCAAATGATTGGTTCACAGTGGCATTAGCTTTAGCCATAGTCGGAGATATTTGGACAAGTGATAATGATTTTCTCGGTTGTGGGATAGCAACTTGGACAACTGATACTTTGTTAACCCATTTAAATAATGCTAGTTAAATTCTTTGCCAGAGGAGTAGGTAAGGGTAGTGGCCCTGTTCAATATATCACCCGCCTCGATAGTCCCAACACAGGCAAGCTACGAGAACCAGCCCCAGAAATAATCAGAGGCAACCCAGAACTCACCCAGCAGTTAATCGACGGGTTAGATTTTAAATACAAATACAACAGTGGGGTACTCAGCTTTGCCACAGAGGATGCCCCCACAGAAAAACAACAACAAGCCATCATCGATTCCTTTGAAGAACACGCCTTTGCTGGTATTAACCAAGATGCCTACAACATCCTTTGGGTACGTCACACCCACACAGGTAATGACCGTGTAGAACTTCATTTCGTCACCCCCAAAGTCGAACTAAATACAGGAAAAAGCTTGAATATTGCCCCCCCTGGTTGGCATGGTTACTTCAAATCTTGGCAAACATACTGGAACATCAAAGAAGACTGGGCAAGACCAGATGATTTAACTCGCCAAAGAATCTACTCTCCTGGCTATCAAGCATTAATTGATGCCGAACGGCAAAGGGCAGGATTGGTTGCTGCCCCAGACCCCAAGAAACAACTAACAGAATACATTACCCAACGCATCGAAACAGGGTTAGTTACCAACCGCGAACAAATAATTACTTCTTTTACCGAACTAGGATTAGAAATACCCAGGCAGGGAGAAAACTATATCACAGTACTCAATCCAGAAGACAACCAACGATATCGACTAAAAGGGGGAATCTATGAAGCATCTTGGGGACTTATCCGACAACCTGAAAAAGAAAATCGAAGCAGAGAACAAACGCTATTTGGAGACGGCAGAACAAGAACACCAGGAATTGAAACAACAACTGAAAGCACAAAAGAAAGAGATCTTAACCAACTTCAGACAAGAATCAGAGAACTGGCTGAAGCAAGAGCGAGCTATCACATCTCGCGCTATGGAGGACAACAACCGAATCTTCAAAAAATACTTGGGCAAACAATGGACATGGATATCCCTAACAGCAGGGAGTCTTTGTCTGGGTATCTTAGGCGGGAGTTGGGGAATGATAGGATTCTTATCAATACGGATTACCCAGAACTTGTCCCAACTAGACCAGATCAATCAAGAAATCAAACAACAACAAGAGACTTTGAACCAGTTAGAGAACCAAACCCTGGGGATAAAAATCAGCGAAACCAGCAACGGGACATTTATCACCCTACCCGAATTCCAACAACTGACCCCAGGCTGGACGTGCCAGGGTCAACCCTGCCTGAAACTAGAGTAGACCATGAGCGAACTAGAGAATCAACTGAGACTATCTTATCTCACCTTAGCCAAGGAATACAAAGAACAAATATCGAATCTGTCCAACAGATACGAACAGGATATGAAGCGGTTAGAGAAGCAGAACAAGCAGCTACAGCAACAAGTCAACGACTTGAGCAAACAAGTTACGAGCTTGAAACAGCAAATCAACAACTTAACCAACTCCATAGACCAATTCACAGAGATCTTGAAAGAATCAGGA from Chondrocystis sp. NIES-4102 includes these protein-coding regions:
- a CDS encoding integrase/recombinase; this encodes MKVNKFGRAAILTPTQINLLFNEGFTNKRDRALFGVCLYAAARINEACTLLRGDVIGIKGVRNVLVIRSYNTKGKQSTREIQIHPQLKQYLEEHHSCDRWHTRPLLFPGRHGRGSIHKASADRILREACLRLEIEGVSTHSFRRTALTRMSDAGVPLRHIQAISGHRTLAALERYLGVTEKQKESAISTLDF
- a CDS encoding mobilization protein; this encodes MPRKVQRINTIAVRLTDEEKLDWDLKAHAAGLSISQLVREAMNRVRITNVGDRAIQIERTRQIAKIGNNLNQIARWANTYKSTADTVEIVTHLVAIEQALMALSDLKPKL